The genomic segment CCCTAAGGTTGTTAGCTATATTACTGCATGGACCAATTGGCCGCATTCCTCAGTGTGGTATGATTACGTTGGGAATGTCTTCAACACTTCGCTTGCCTGGCCCTTCGCTTGGCCTAAGGTTATTGATCATCAGCTTGTTGGTTGGTATTGTCAACCATTATCAACAAACCTACCACCACCAATAAATAATACCCTTGTTTGGTGCGTTAACTCAACATTCGGATACATTAACCTAAGCAACGTTCAAATAGTGATAGCGGCTGCAGCTCCTGGTAGTGTTGATTATGAGAAAGCCATTGAGGCTTGGGTTGCATGGTGGGAGTACTATGATCCACAGTTTGTCTGGGGTGCCAAGCTTGAGCCTATTCAATATAATCCAAGTTACTTTGACTTCACTTGGGCCTACGCATGCTTACCGGGCATAATAGCTGACCTAGTGGTTTACCCATCGGCACAGCAGTCAATACTCGGTATGTATTCAACATGGTTACCTGACCCATTCTTCTTCGGTGGAGTGGCACCACCAGGCGTTATACCGCCCATTGCCCAAGCTATTATTAATGGTTCATTGTGGACTAAGTATTCTCAGTATGCTGAATTCCTTGGCCTAACACCACAATTCGGCATTAATATTCAGCAGTTGCAGGCTTGTGTTGCATCGTACTTCCATGTGCCTTACACACCGGTGACTACTTCAACGACTACTAGTACTGCCACTTCAACTACAACTGTTACTTCTGTGGCAACAGTCACTAGCACAGTAACCACTACTGCTGTTAGCACTGTGACTAGTACAGCAACAACCACGGCAGTATCAACAGTAACCGTGACTAAACCAGTGGTAAGCACAGCATTAATAGCAGGAATAGTAATCATAGTAGTGGTTATCGCAGCAATAGCAGCAATAATAGCATTAAGAAGAAGATGAGGTATCATTAATCTTAAATCTAGTTAAAAATTAAATTTTTAATTTCTTAGATCTATAGCTTTCCTAATTAATGAAACAATTAAATATATTCATTATTACTGAATATTGCGTTAAGTATTTTTCTTATGCTGCTCCTTAGTTGGTGACTAATGGTGCTTGTTGATAGGTCAAGTTCCTTAGCTAATGTTCTTAGGCTGGCTTCCCTTGGTTCATTGAAGAAGCCTAACTTGTAAACCTTATATAACGTGTCTAATTCAGCCTTAGTTAATACTGAGGTTATCTTATTGGAGATGACTAAACTTAATACGTCATTTATGTTAACGTTCCTTGAGCGTACATTAATTATTTTTCCATTAATCTTAAGACCATTGAAAAGTAGATCTAAGTTAACATTAACTGGGAATAGGAATCCCCAATTCTCAACACCATTTGTTATATAATCCTTAACCTCAATGCCATCAAATAACCTAGCCTTATACCTAGTTGAGTTACTTAACCTAGATTTAATAACGATCCCAATTCTCTTTGGGTAACCCTTATTCATTGGTTTAAATTTAACTAATTCATCAACGCTTGGGTCATTGCTAAGTATGTTGAATAATTTCCTTAGACTTAGCTTATCCTTAACCTTAAGTACTGCAAACTCGTAGACATGGTTCTTTAATCCATCAACATAGGACTCCACTACATTATACTCGTAACCATCAAATGTGGCTTTAGCTGTCCAATCAGTTTCGTGGACATAATCAAACTCAATGTACTTAAAGCTCATTTTTCCGAAATCGAGTAAGTAGTCCACGTAGTGTTTTATTTTTTGACTTATTTTTATATTTTATTCAAAAATAGTACTTAATGAATCCAAGGCTTCATTATGTTGAGGTATCTTTCTTAGGGCTTTAACATTAAGAATTAATGATAAATATGCGGGAAGAAACAGTGATGAAAATGAATTATGTGTTTAAAATGTTTTTAAGGGAGCTTCACGGCATTACTCAATCCTTATCTTAATGGTTCTCTTAGTATCCTCAACTTCCTCCTTCGGTATTTCCCTATAGGTTAGCCACCATGCATAACCCTTATACTGCTGGAGTCTCTTGGGTGCTTCCTCAACGTGGTGTGGTGGTGGATTCAGCATATTTTCACCAATTATCTCATTATATGGCCAGTTGGCTGGGGCGACTGTACCATACTTATCAATTAATTGTAGAGTCTTCACAGCTCTTAAAATCTCTGGAATATTCCTAC from the Caldivirga maquilingensis IC-167 genome contains:
- a CDS encoding helix-turn-helix domain-containing protein, with translation MDYLLDFGKMSFKYIEFDYVHETDWTAKATFDGYEYNVVESYVDGLKNHVYEFAVLKVKDKLSLRKLFNILSNDPSVDELVKFKPMNKGYPKRIGIVIKSRLSNSTRYKARLFDGIEVKDYITNGVENWGFLFPVNVNLDLLFNGLKINGKIINVRSRNVNINDVLSLVISNKITSVLTKAELDTLYKVYKLGFFNEPREASLRTLAKELDLSTSTISHQLRSSIRKILNAIFSNNEYI